The proteins below come from a single Asterias rubens chromosome 9, eAstRub1.3, whole genome shotgun sequence genomic window:
- the LOC117294817 gene encoding CDK2-associated and cullin domain-containing protein 1-like isoform X2 encodes MENIHEEDHGKQSKKTHGPESNGESTLLQSTYGNAVMTDDDYVACYWMQLDKAVRQLLYQQPGVSIRISYEQMYSCVYKCVCQQYSERMYKDLRRLITAYLEDKFIYLQMCTGTEFLKQFHSVLKQYTVALGGIVPIFTFLNRFYITQKLRTELRPELEKLFLQNLNTTIYHALVQLHEAQEKPFSVDPSIASDIVHGLFSFNPDYADLHPGLFAKYIPSILPPCLIENIPDYIKESHEMRIQLLSHQEFNR; translated from the exons ATGGAAAACATACACGAAGAAGATCATGGAAAGCAATCCAAAAAGACTCATGGGCCAGAAAGTAACGGCGAATCAACCCTTCTTCAATCTACTTACGGGAATGCAG TAATGACAGATGATGATTATGTGGCATGTTACTGGATGCAGTTAGACAAAGCAGTGAGACAATTACTTTATCAACAACCAGGAGTTTCCATCAGAATATCTTATGAACAAATGTACAG TTGCGTTTATAAATGTGTTTGTCAACAATATTCGGAGCGGATGTACAAGGATTTGAGGAGACTTATCACTGCTTACTTGGAGGATAAATTCATTTATCTACAG ATGTGCACTGGGACCGAGTTTCTGAAGCAATTCCATTCTGTGCTCAAGCAATACACCGTAGCTCTTGGAGGAATAGTACCCATATTTACATTTTTG AATAGATTTTATATCACTCAGAAGCTCAGGACAGAACTAAGACCAGAATTGGAGAAATTGTTTTTACAGAACTTAAATACAACTATATATCACGCACTAG TGCAGTTACACGAAGCGCAGGAAAAACCTTTCTCTGTGGATCCATCTATTGCATCAGATATAGTCCATGGACTCTTCTCCTTTAATCCAG ATTATGCGGACTTACACCCAGGGCTGTTTGCTAAATACATTCCAAGTATCTTGCCACCATGTCTTATAGAAAACATCCCGGACTACATCAAGGAATCACATGAGATGAGGATTCAACTTCTCTCTCATCAAGAATTTAACCGGTAG
- the LOC117294816 gene encoding fumarylacetoacetate hydrolase domain-containing protein 2-like yields the protein MIKLFVCVIPAREVGVYMKLHRLFSAVLQLHKHTFGAPIARFKPVRLFSISTQVNMRLVQFRKQCGGAVRVGAEVSKDGDVVDLCEGDSKIPGDMKSFLEGGIDVLNAAKQVISSGQHILKRDTISLLAPINNCDKVICIGMNYREHCIEQKFPIPTEPIFFNKFASTIIASGDDIIYPEVTTALDWEVELVIVIGKGGKNIKESEAMDHVIGYTVAHDVSARDWQMKRNGGQWLIGKTMDTFCPLGPAIVTKDELSDPHNLGIRCRVNGVTMQNSNTNQLIFNTMKTIEFLSRLVTLRAGDIILTGTPSGVGVFRKPEPVYLKRGDVVECEIDEIGTISNKVV from the exons ATGATAAAGTTATTTGTTTGCGTAATCCCAGCCAGGGAAGTGGGCGTGTACATGAAACTCCATCGTCTCTTTTCAGCTGTGCTTCAGCTGCACAAACACACTTTTGGCGCACCAATCGCTAGATTTAAACCCGTCAGGTTATTCTCAATTTCAACTCAAGTAAACATGAGATTGGTGCAGTTTAGAAAACAGTGCGGTGGAGCAGTGAGGGTTGGTGCAGAGGTTTCGAAGGATGGCGATGTTGTTGATCTGTGCGAAGGGGATTCCAAGATCCCTGGAGATATGAAGAGTTTCTTGGAAGGCGGGATTGATGTTTTAAATGCAGCTAAGCA AGTTATATCATCAGGCCAGCATATTTTAAAGAGAGACACAATATCCCTTCTCGCGCCAATAAATAACTGTGATAAAGTTATTTGTATTGGAATGAACTACAGAGAACACTGTATCGAGCAGAAATTCCCTATTCCCACCGAGCCAATATTCTTCAATAAGTTTGCGAGTACTATCATTGCATCAGGAGATGACATCATTTATCCAGAAGTCACAACAGCCTTAGACTGGGAGGTGGAGCTTGTTATTGTCATCGGAAAAGGTGGCAAAAACATCAAG GAGTCAGAAGCTATGGACCATGTGATTGGTTACACAGTAGCACATGACGTAAGTGCAAGAGACTGGCAGATGAAAAGAAACGGTGGACAATGGTTGATTGGGAAAACAATGGACACATTCTGTCCTCTTGGTCCAGCTATTGTTACTAAGGATGAATTATCAg ATCCACATAATTTGGGAATCCGGTGCAGAGTGAACGGTGTCACAATGCAGAATAGCAACACAAATCAACTGATATTTAACACAATGAAAACCATTGAATTCCTGTCAAG GCTTGTTACGTTGCGGGCTGGTGATATTATTCTAACAGGGACACCATCGGGTGTTGGTGTGTTTCGGAAGCCAGAACCAGTCTATCTGAAG CGAGGAGATGTGGTTGAATGTGAAATTGATGAGATTGGGACCATCAGTAACAAGGTTGTTTGA
- the LOC117294815 gene encoding putative aminopeptidase W07G4.4, protein MASYGKLPCPIEATTNCKDPACDGIVLVASSLDKLTGCLESYKTALHSQLKVDKSLGQSVSLIALPVDPPKALIFSPTGPVNRDYDDVRRFADAGGAGIQRAIQAGCQTPLLVCAPDDVFPKTSLTALLGALQKLYVPFEIREDVPSKSQKVKKLLVWCADEASKVTMMKQAVAIESGRLVARDIGGSDPERMAAPKVANYMVELFKNSANVKVGVIADDSALLEAYPLFSAVNRCAKLVGRHQGRIIKLEYNGEGAVKTTLMLVGKGVTYDTGGADIKAGGVMAGMHRDKCGAATVAGFFQTLDLLKPKNIRVVGTMAMVRNSVGVESYVSDEIITSRAGKRVRVGNTDAEGRMAMADCLCEMKEQAPSETNPHLFTIATLTGHAIRAMGPAYTIVLDNGPAQKESHAKTLQAAGDVMGDPFEISTLRREDYEFHKGKSEYEDILQANNLPSTATARGHQSPAAFLIMASGLDGHGIDSKVPLKYSHLDIAGSSGPFPGVPTGAPIPALTLKYLLS, encoded by the exons ATGGCGAGTTACGGAAA GTTACCGTGCCCTATTGAGGCTACTACTAACTGCAAGGATCCTGCTTGTGATGGTATTGTCTTAGTAGCGAGTAGTTTAGACAAACTGACTGGATGTCTGGAGTCTTATAAAACTGCTCTTCACTCTCAGCTGAAG GTGGATAAATCCTTGGGTCAGTCTGTCTCCTTGATTGCCTTACCCGTTGACCCTCCTAAAGCGTTGATCTTTTCTCCTACTGGTCCAGTCAATCGAGACTACGATGACGTTAGACGTTTTGCTGATGCTGGTGGAGCTGGTATCCAACG TGCCATCCAAGCTGGATGTCAGACACCACTCTTAGTATGTGCTCCTGATGATGTCTTCCCTAAGACCAGTCTAACTGCATTACTGGGTGCTTTGCAAAAGCTCTATGTG CCTTTTGAGATAAGAGAAGATGTTCCAAGCAAGtcgcaaaaagtaaagaaacttCTTGTGTGGTGTGCTGATGAAGCATCTAAAGTGACAATGATGAAACAGGCAGTGGCCATAGAGAGTGGAAG GCTTGTGGCTCGTGACATTGGTGGATCTGATCCAGAACGAATGGCTGCTCCTAAGGTTGCTAACTACATGGTGGAACTCTTTAAGAACTCTGCTAATGTCAAG GTTGGAGTCATTGCAGATGATAGTGCCCTTCTTGAAGCTTATCCATTATTCTCAGCTGTCAATCGTTGTGCTAAGCTTGTTGGACGTCATCAAGGGCGTATTATTAAGCTAGAGTACAATGGCGAAGGGGCTGTCAAGACAACTCTAATGCTCGTTGGCAAG GGTGTGACGTACGATACTGGTGGAGCTGATATCAAAGCTGGTGGAGTCATGGCTGGTATGCACAG AGATAAGTGTGGAGCAGCAACCGTTGCAGGATTCTTCCAAACTCTGGATCTCTTGAAACCTAAAAACATCCGAGTTGTTGGAACTATGGCTATGGTCCGTAACAGTGTAGGAGTAG AGAGCTATGTGTCTGATGAGATCATCACATCCCGAGCTGGTAAACGTGTGCGTGTTGGTAACACAGATGCTGAAGGGCGTATGGCTATGGCAGACTGTCTCTGTGAAATGAAAGAACAG GCGCCATCCGAAACCAACCCTCATCTGTTTACCATAGCAACATTGACTGGACATGCCATACGTGCAATGGGACCAGCCTACACC ATTGTTCTTGATAATGGCCCTGCCCAGAAGGAATCCCACGCCAAGACTTTGCAAGCTG CTGGTGATGTGATGGGAGATCCATTTGAGATTTCAACCCTTCGCAGAGAG GATTATGAGTTCCATAAAGGCAAGTCTGAGTACGAGGACATTCTACAGGCTAACAATCTTCCATCTACAGCTACTGCACGTGGTCATCAATCACCGGCTGCATTTCTTATCATGGCATCTGGATTGGATGGG
- the LOC117294817 gene encoding CDK2-associated and cullin domain-containing protein 1-like isoform X1, with protein MENIHEEDHGKQSKKTHGPESNGESTLLQSTYGNAVMTDDDYVACYWMQLDKAVRQLLYQQPGVSIRISYEQMYSCVYKCVCQQYSERMYKDLRRLITAYLEDKFIYLQMCTGTEFLKQFHSVLKQYTVALGGIVPIFTFLNRFYITQKLRTELRPELEKLFLQNLNTTIYHALVQLHEAQEKPFSVDPSIASDIVHGLFSFNPDYADLHPGLFAKYIPSILPPCLIENIPDYIKESHEMRIQLLSHQEFNRNNQCQRKRCNDAETTMKR; from the exons ATGGAAAACATACACGAAGAAGATCATGGAAAGCAATCCAAAAAGACTCATGGGCCAGAAAGTAACGGCGAATCAACCCTTCTTCAATCTACTTACGGGAATGCAG TAATGACAGATGATGATTATGTGGCATGTTACTGGATGCAGTTAGACAAAGCAGTGAGACAATTACTTTATCAACAACCAGGAGTTTCCATCAGAATATCTTATGAACAAATGTACAG TTGCGTTTATAAATGTGTTTGTCAACAATATTCGGAGCGGATGTACAAGGATTTGAGGAGACTTATCACTGCTTACTTGGAGGATAAATTCATTTATCTACAG ATGTGCACTGGGACCGAGTTTCTGAAGCAATTCCATTCTGTGCTCAAGCAATACACCGTAGCTCTTGGAGGAATAGTACCCATATTTACATTTTTG AATAGATTTTATATCACTCAGAAGCTCAGGACAGAACTAAGACCAGAATTGGAGAAATTGTTTTTACAGAACTTAAATACAACTATATATCACGCACTAG TGCAGTTACACGAAGCGCAGGAAAAACCTTTCTCTGTGGATCCATCTATTGCATCAGATATAGTCCATGGACTCTTCTCCTTTAATCCAG ATTATGCGGACTTACACCCAGGGCTGTTTGCTAAATACATTCCAAGTATCTTGCCACCATGTCTTATAGAAAACATCCCGGACTACATCAAGGAATCACATGAGATGAGGATTCAACTTCTCTCTCATCAAGAATTTAACCG AAATAATCAATGTCAGAGGAAAAGATGCAATGATGCAGAGACTACAATGAAGAGGTGA